Proteins co-encoded in one Papaver somniferum cultivar HN1 chromosome 5, ASM357369v1, whole genome shotgun sequence genomic window:
- the LOC113282258 gene encoding tyrosine/DOPA decarboxylase 1-like, which translates to MGSLPTNNLESMSICSQNPLDPDEFRRQGHMIIDFLADYYKNVESYPVRSQVEPGYLRKRLPESAPNSSESIETILQGVTNDIIPGLTHWQSPNYFAYFPSSGSIAGFLGEMLSTGFNVVGFNWMSSPAATELESIVMNWLGQMLTLPKSFLFSSDGSSGGGGVLQGTTCEAILCTLTAARDKMLNKIGRENINKLVVYASDQTHCALQKAAQIAGINPKNFRAIATSKATNFGLSPNSLQSTILADIESGLVPLFLCATVGTTSSTAVDPIGPLCEVAKMYGIWVHVDAAYAGSACICPEFRHFIDGVEEADSFSLNAHKWFFTTLDCCCLWVKDSDSLVKALSTNPEYLKNKATESKQVIDYKDWQIALSRRFRSMKLWLVLRSYGIANLRSFLRSHVKMAKHYQGLIGMDNRFEIVVPRTFAMVCFRLKPTAIFKQKIAENDYIEAQTNEINAKLLESVNASGRIYMTHAVVGGVYMIRFAVGATLTEEHHVTGAWKVVQEHTDAILGSLDISC; encoded by the coding sequence ATGGGTAGTCTTCCAACTAACAACCTTGAAAGCATGTCAATATGCTCACAGAACCCACTTGATCCGGATGAATTCAGAAGGCAAGGTCACATGATAATTGATTTCCTTGCTGATTACTACAAAAATGTTGAGAGTTATCCTGTCAGGAGTCAAGTCGAACCTGGATATTTGCGGAAACGATTACCCGAATCAGCCCCAAACAgctctgaatccattgaaaccatTCTTCAAGGTGTCACAAATGATATCATCCCTGGTCTTACTCATTGGCAGAGTCCAAATTACTTTGCTTATTTTCCTTCTAGTGGTTCCATTGCTGGGTTCCTCGGTGAAATGCTTAGTACCGGATTTAATGTTGTTGGTTTCAATTGGATGTCTTCACCAGCTGCAACTGAGTTGGAAAGTATTGTTATGAATTGGCTCGGCCAAATGCTTACACTTCCCAAGTCATTTCTCTTCTCGTCAGATGGAAGTTCAGGAGGAGGAGGTGTCCTTCAAGGCACTACTTGTGAAGCCATTTTATGCACACTAACTGCAGCAAGGGATAAAATGTTGAATAAAATCGGTAGAGAAAATATTAACAAGCTAGTTGTCTATGCTTCTGATCAAACTCATTGTGCCCTGCAAAAAGCTGCTCAAATTGCTGGTATAAACCCAAAGAACTTCCGTGCTATCGCTACTTCAAAGGCTACAAACTTTGGGCTGTCACCCAATTCACTTCAATCTACAATTCTCGCCGATATCGAATCCGGATTAGTTCCATTGTTTCTATGTGCAACCGTCGGTACAACTTCATCAACGGCAGTAGATCCTATTGGTCCCCTTTGCGAGGTTGCTAAAATGTATGGCATTTGGGTTCATGTGGATGCAGCGTATGCCGGAAGTGCTTGTATTTGCCCAGAGTTCAGGCACTTCATTGATGGTGTGGAGGAGGCAGACTCATTTAGTCTAAATGCACACAAGTGGTTCTTCACTACGTTAGATTGCTGTTGTTTATGGGTTAAAGACTCGGATTCACTCGTTAAGGCATTATCAACAAATCCAGAGTATCTGAAGAACAAAGCAACTGAATCAAAACAAGTTATTGATTACAAGGATTGGCAAATAGCTCTCAGCCGAAGATTTCGGTCTATGAAGCTTTGGTTAGTACTTCGCAGCTACGGAATAGCCAACTTAAGAAGTTTCCTTAGGAGTCATGTTAAAATGGCAAAGCATTATCAAGGGCTCATTGGCATGGATAACAGGTTTGAAATTGTAGTTCCTAGAACATTTGCTATGGTCTGTTTTCGCCTTAAACCAACTGCAATATTCAAGCAAAAAATAGCCGAAAATGATTACATTGAAGCTCAAACAAATGAGATCAATGCGAAACTGCTTGAATCAGTCAATGCGTCCGGCCGGATATACATGACTCATGCTGTTGTTGGGGGGGTGTACATGATTCGATTTGCTGTTGGGGCAACACTGACAGAGGAACACCACGTGACCGGGGCATGGAAGGTGGTGCAAGAGCATACAGACGCCATACTTGGTTCCTTGGATATCTCTTGTTAA
- the LOC113282261 gene encoding uncharacterized protein LOC113282261, translated as MDSNKLFLSLVLLSSSWVFMGSAQDPLAGLINTLTDAADGNGGAGLAATLPLGNAAASMACAQKLMPCQDFIKPTDACCSPLKQMIHDDPKCLCNIFNNQEILKTFGVTQHEALKLLTECGTKADIRQCNETASAPAASENPAAPKTPATPTVPSSSGEISTLLSALNNTVNNTNGTAAPAPPASTNSAYSENISLLGGFGFIALFTSLFISA; from the exons ATGGATTCAAACAAGTTGTTTCTCTCATTAGTCCTTTTATCATCTTCATGGGTTTTTATGGGATCCGCTCAAGATCCACTTGCAGGGCTTATAAATACATTGACTGATGCTGCTGATGGAAATGGTGGTGCTGGTCTCGCTGCTACTCTTCCTCTTGGTAATGCGGCCGCATCAATGGCTTGTGCGCAAAAACTTATGCCGTGTCAGGATTTCATAAAACCAACAGATGCATGTTGTTCACCCTTGAAGCAAATGATACATGATGATCCGAAATGTTTGTGTAATATTTTCAACAATCAAGAGattttgaaaacttttggtgttaCTCAACATGAGGCTTTGAAACTTCTTACTGAATGTGGTACCAAGGCTGATATTCGTCAGTGCAACGAAACAG CTTCTGCTCCAGCAGCTTCAGAAAATCCTGCAGCACCTAAGACTCCGGCAACTCCAACTGTTCCCTCCTCAAGTGGTGAAATATCTACATTATTAT CGGCTTTAAACAACACTGTAAACAACACCAATGGCACGGCTGCTCCAGCACCACCGGCTTCCACGAATTCAGCTTATAGTGAGAACATCTCTCTTCTTGGTGGATTTGGTTTCATTGCTTTGTTTACATCTTTGTTCATCTCAGCTTAA
- the LOC113282259 gene encoding berberine bridge enzyme-like 8: MGFILVLLRCFLVLFCSGFCVATSITPTKDDDKFLKCLFHNLQDTSNNIIPLIPVYTQSNDSYSTLFRSSARNRRYLFSSPNNSRKPKFLILPSYESHVQAAVICCKKHGLDLKVRSGGHDVEGLSYTSSDIDPFILVDLINYRNVTVTVEDRTAWVQAGATIGELYYRVGVKNSTLGFPAGFCPTVGVGGHFSGGGLGALVRKYGAAADQIIDALIVNVEGKILSRKTMGKDLFWAIRGGGAASFGVVLSWKVKLVPVPPIVTAAMVERTLEQGATDLVYKWQFIADRLPEDIYIGLNCTVVDSNATRERRTVRVIFSILFLGKVEELLRLMEENFQELGLQQNDCTEMSWVESNIYFYYTVRSPLELLLDRDPTSKIFTKAKSDHVMVPMSKEGLEGLWRMLFANDKTVLKWTPYGGKMNEISESEIPFPHRIGNIYNILYQVDWVDGSETEKHLEFMKKLYNFLTPYVSVNPRTTYLNYLDLDLGQNDWNDGEVMAYRKAKIWGTKYFKSNFERLVLVKTEVDPCNFFRSIQSIPPSHHCSQLTEEE, from the coding sequence ATGGGGTTTATACTAGTACTACTCCGCTGTTTTCTTGTGCTTTTTTGCTCAGGTTTTTGTGTAGCCACTTCTATTACTCCAACTAAGGATGATGATAAATTTCTCAAATGTCTATTCCACAATTTACAAGACACTTCCAATAATATCATCCCACTAATCCCTGTTTACACCCAGAGTAATGATTCCTATTCAACTTTGTTCCGATCCTCAGCGCGAAACCGCAGATACTTATTTTCATCACCCAACAACTCGAGAAAGCCAAAGTTTCTAATTTTACCTTCCTATGAATCCCATGTCCAAGCAGCGGTTATCTGTTGCAAAAAGCATGGATTAGACCTCAAGGTTCGAAGCGGAGGGCATGACGTCGAAGGATTATCATACACATCTTCCGATATTGATCCATTTATCCTCGTTGACTTGATCAATTACCGGAACGTCACCGTGACCGTGGAAGATAGAACTGCGTGGGTACAAGCTGGCGCAACCATCGGGGAGCTTTATTACAGAGTCGGTGTGAAAAACAGCACACTTGGATTTCCAGCTGGTTTTTGCCCGACAGTAGGTGTTGGCGGGCATTTTAGTGGAGGCGGACTTGGTGCCTTGGTAAGAAAATATGGCGCCGCAGCTGATCAAATCATCGACGCGCTGATCGTCAACGTTGAAGGTAAGATCTTaagcagaaaaaccatgggaaaGGATTTATTTTGGGCTATTAGAGGCGGCGGAGCGGCGAGTTTCGGAGTCGTTCTGTCCTGGAAAGTCAAATTGGTTCCTGTTCCGCCTATTGTAACTGCTGCAATGGTTGAAAGAACATTAGAACAAGGTGCAACTGATCTTGTTTATAAGTGGCAATTCATTGCGGATAGGCTCCCGGAAGACATATACATTGGACTCAACTGCACAGTTGTGGATTCTAACGCGACTCGCGAAAGAAGAACAGTGCGAGTTATATTCTCCATTTTGTTCTTAGGCAAAGTCGAGGAACTTCTCCGGCTAATGGAAGAAAATTTCCAAGAATTGGGTTTGCAGCAAAATGACTGTACCGAAATGAGTTGGGTAGAATCTAACATTTACTTTTATTATACAGTGAGAAGTCCATTAGAACTTTTACTTGATAGAGATCCTACGTCTAAGATTTTCACGAAGGCGAAATCCGATCATGTCATGGTTCCAATGTCGAAAGAAGGGTTAGAAGGCTTGTGGAGAATGCTGTTTGCAAATGACAAGACGGTACTGAAATGGACACCTTATGGTGGAAAAATGAACGAGATTTCAGAATCTGAAATTCCGTTTCCGCATAGAATTGGAAACATTTATAACATTCTGTATCAGGTGGATTGGGTAGATGGCAGTGAAACAGAAAAACATCTGGAGTTTATGAAGAAGTTGTACAATTTCTTAACTCCATATGTTTCTGTGAACCCAAGGACTACTTATCTCAACTACTTGGATCTTGACTTAGGTCAAAATGATTGGAATGATGGTGAAGTAATGGCTTATAGGAAAGCTAAGATTTGGGGCACAAAATACTTTAAGAGCAACTTTGAAAGGTTGGTGCTTGTGAAGACTGAAGTTGATCCCTGTAATTTTTTCAGGAGCATACAAAGTATTCCACCTAGTCATCACTGCTCTCAGTTAACTGAAGAAGAATAA